Proteins encoded in a region of the Bubalus bubalis isolate 160015118507 breed Murrah chromosome 9, NDDB_SH_1, whole genome shotgun sequence genome:
- the JSRP1 gene encoding junctional sarcoplasmic reticulum protein 1 isoform X1, with the protein MATRAMEELDGGLGSCQVDEDLSALADPCPGRPQEDSVRGTREGARGGSPRPHPPSESATSRLADSSSQSHDSQERVTEGSPTGSVDTKPKKMEKEPVSKVTSGAGKERLKAGATPRSPARKKAQTAPPPQPPPPPPPALSEELPWGDLTLNKCLVLASLVALLGSAFQLCREAMAGDVEAPAPVPESWASSSSSPKGLASTLPKPEAWTPSVRQPEPPSKLEERVQIPRSEEAAEKDKWESEEAADGDHVPLASRGPKESLKKEKPWKERPGKEKPQKEERPRKEKPRKEEKPRGAREPQGALPRRWEAREGGHRPWGRDSGAPEDRKRQAWVSPRRPDEEDRPLGRQKRRAGKGRD; encoded by the exons ATGGCAACCAGGGCCATGGAGGAGCTGGATGGAGGCCTGGGCAGCTGCCAAGTGGATGAGGACCTCTCTGCACTGGCTGACCCTTGTCCCGGCCGGCCTCAGGAGGACAGTGTGCGAGGTACCAGAGAAGGTGCCAGGGGAGGAAGCCCACGTCCCCATCCTCCTTCTGAGTCAG CAACATCCAGGTTGGCTGACTCCAGCAGCCAGTCCCAT GATTCTCAGGAGCGGGTGACTGAGGGCAGCCCCACAGGCAGTGTGGACACCAAGCCCAAGAAGATGGAAAAGGAGCCTGTGTCCAAAGTGACCTCAGGAGCAGGGAAGGAGAGGCTGAAAGCAGGAGCAA CCCCCCGGAGCCCGGCACGGAAGAAGGCACAGACCGCACCGCccccgcagccgccgccgccgccgccgccggccctGAGCGAAGAGCTGCCCTGGGGAGACTTAACGCTCAACAAGTGCCTGGTGCTCGCCTCGCTCGTGGCGCTGCTGGGCTCCGCCTTCCAGCTGTGCCGCG AGGCTATGGCTGGGGATGTAGAAGCCCCCGCGCCTGTCCCTGAGTCGTGGGCCTCGTCAAGCTCGTCACCCAAGGGGCTAGCGTCAACCCTG CCAAAGCCTGAGGCCTGGACCCCCTCAGTGAGGCAGCCCGAGCCCCCCTCGAAGTTAGAGGAAAGGGTCCAGATTCCTAGGAGCGAAGAGGCTGCAGAGAAGGACAAATGGGAGTCTGAAGAAGCCGCTGATGGGGACCATGTGCCCCTCGCCAGCCGAGGGCCCAAGGAGAGCCTGAAGAAGGAGAAGCCTTGGAAGGAGAGGCCCGGGAAAGAGAAGCCACAGAAGGAGGAGAGGCCGAGAAAAGAGAAGCCACGGAAAGAGGAGAAGCCACGTGGTGCCAGGGAGCCCCAGGGAGCCCTACCGCGACGCTGGGAGGCCCGCGAAGGGGGCCATCGACCTTGGGGGCGAGACTCCGGAGCCCCAGAGGATAGGAAGAGGCAGGCCTGGGTCTCCCCGCGGCGCCCCGATGAGGAGGACCGGCCTCTGGGCCGCCAGAAGCGGCGTGCCGGCAAAGGCCGGGACTGA
- the JSRP1 gene encoding junctional sarcoplasmic reticulum protein 1 isoform X3: MATRAMEELDGGLGSCQVDEDLSALADPCPGRPQEDSVRATSRLADSSSQSHDSQERVTEGSPTGSVDTKPKKMEKEPVSKVTSGAGKERLKAGATPRSPARKKAQTAPPPQPPPPPPPALSEELPWGDLTLNKCLVLASLVALLGSAFQLCREAMAGDVEAPAPVPESWASSSSSPKGLASTLPKPEAWTPSVRQPEPPSKLEERVQIPRSEEAAEKDKWESEEAADGDHVPLASRGPKESLKKEKPWKERPGKEKPQKEERPRKEKPRKEEKPRGAREPQGALPRRWEAREGGHRPWGRDSGAPEDRKRQAWVSPRRPDEEDRPLGRQKRRAGKGRD, from the exons ATGGCAACCAGGGCCATGGAGGAGCTGGATGGAGGCCTGGGCAGCTGCCAAGTGGATGAGGACCTCTCTGCACTGGCTGACCCTTGTCCCGGCCGGCCTCAGGAGGACAGTGTGCGAG CAACATCCAGGTTGGCTGACTCCAGCAGCCAGTCCCAT GATTCTCAGGAGCGGGTGACTGAGGGCAGCCCCACAGGCAGTGTGGACACCAAGCCCAAGAAGATGGAAAAGGAGCCTGTGTCCAAAGTGACCTCAGGAGCAGGGAAGGAGAGGCTGAAAGCAGGAGCAA CCCCCCGGAGCCCGGCACGGAAGAAGGCACAGACCGCACCGCccccgcagccgccgccgccgccgccgccggccctGAGCGAAGAGCTGCCCTGGGGAGACTTAACGCTCAACAAGTGCCTGGTGCTCGCCTCGCTCGTGGCGCTGCTGGGCTCCGCCTTCCAGCTGTGCCGCG AGGCTATGGCTGGGGATGTAGAAGCCCCCGCGCCTGTCCCTGAGTCGTGGGCCTCGTCAAGCTCGTCACCCAAGGGGCTAGCGTCAACCCTG CCAAAGCCTGAGGCCTGGACCCCCTCAGTGAGGCAGCCCGAGCCCCCCTCGAAGTTAGAGGAAAGGGTCCAGATTCCTAGGAGCGAAGAGGCTGCAGAGAAGGACAAATGGGAGTCTGAAGAAGCCGCTGATGGGGACCATGTGCCCCTCGCCAGCCGAGGGCCCAAGGAGAGCCTGAAGAAGGAGAAGCCTTGGAAGGAGAGGCCCGGGAAAGAGAAGCCACAGAAGGAGGAGAGGCCGAGAAAAGAGAAGCCACGGAAAGAGGAGAAGCCACGTGGTGCCAGGGAGCCCCAGGGAGCCCTACCGCGACGCTGGGAGGCCCGCGAAGGGGGCCATCGACCTTGGGGGCGAGACTCCGGAGCCCCAGAGGATAGGAAGAGGCAGGCCTGGGTCTCCCCGCGGCGCCCCGATGAGGAGGACCGGCCTCTGGGCCGCCAGAAGCGGCGTGCCGGCAAAGGCCGGGACTGA
- the JSRP1 gene encoding junctional sarcoplasmic reticulum protein 1 isoform X2 translates to MATRAMEELDGGLGSCQVDEDLSALADPCPGRPQEDSVRGTREATSRLADSSSQSHDSQERVTEGSPTGSVDTKPKKMEKEPVSKVTSGAGKERLKAGATPRSPARKKAQTAPPPQPPPPPPPALSEELPWGDLTLNKCLVLASLVALLGSAFQLCREAMAGDVEAPAPVPESWASSSSSPKGLASTLPKPEAWTPSVRQPEPPSKLEERVQIPRSEEAAEKDKWESEEAADGDHVPLASRGPKESLKKEKPWKERPGKEKPQKEERPRKEKPRKEEKPRGAREPQGALPRRWEAREGGHRPWGRDSGAPEDRKRQAWVSPRRPDEEDRPLGRQKRRAGKGRD, encoded by the exons ATGGCAACCAGGGCCATGGAGGAGCTGGATGGAGGCCTGGGCAGCTGCCAAGTGGATGAGGACCTCTCTGCACTGGCTGACCCTTGTCCCGGCCGGCCTCAGGAGGACAGTGTGCGAGGTACCAGAGAAG CAACATCCAGGTTGGCTGACTCCAGCAGCCAGTCCCAT GATTCTCAGGAGCGGGTGACTGAGGGCAGCCCCACAGGCAGTGTGGACACCAAGCCCAAGAAGATGGAAAAGGAGCCTGTGTCCAAAGTGACCTCAGGAGCAGGGAAGGAGAGGCTGAAAGCAGGAGCAA CCCCCCGGAGCCCGGCACGGAAGAAGGCACAGACCGCACCGCccccgcagccgccgccgccgccgccgccggccctGAGCGAAGAGCTGCCCTGGGGAGACTTAACGCTCAACAAGTGCCTGGTGCTCGCCTCGCTCGTGGCGCTGCTGGGCTCCGCCTTCCAGCTGTGCCGCG AGGCTATGGCTGGGGATGTAGAAGCCCCCGCGCCTGTCCCTGAGTCGTGGGCCTCGTCAAGCTCGTCACCCAAGGGGCTAGCGTCAACCCTG CCAAAGCCTGAGGCCTGGACCCCCTCAGTGAGGCAGCCCGAGCCCCCCTCGAAGTTAGAGGAAAGGGTCCAGATTCCTAGGAGCGAAGAGGCTGCAGAGAAGGACAAATGGGAGTCTGAAGAAGCCGCTGATGGGGACCATGTGCCCCTCGCCAGCCGAGGGCCCAAGGAGAGCCTGAAGAAGGAGAAGCCTTGGAAGGAGAGGCCCGGGAAAGAGAAGCCACAGAAGGAGGAGAGGCCGAGAAAAGAGAAGCCACGGAAAGAGGAGAAGCCACGTGGTGCCAGGGAGCCCCAGGGAGCCCTACCGCGACGCTGGGAGGCCCGCGAAGGGGGCCATCGACCTTGGGGGCGAGACTCCGGAGCCCCAGAGGATAGGAAGAGGCAGGCCTGGGTCTCCCCGCGGCGCCCCGATGAGGAGGACCGGCCTCTGGGCCGCCAGAAGCGGCGTGCCGGCAAAGGCCGGGACTGA
- the AMH gene encoding muellerian-inhibiting factor: MPGPSLSLALVLSAMGALLRPGTPREEVSSTSASPREQATGSGALIFQQDWDWPLPSLWLPGSPLDPLCLVTLHGSGNGSRAPLRVVGALSSYEQAFLEAVRRTHWGLSDLTTFSVCPAGDRQPVLAHLQRLQAWLGEPGGRWLVVLHLEEVTWEPTPLLRFQEPPPGGASPPELALLVLYPGPGLEVTVTGAGLPGTQSLCLTADSDFLALVVDRPEGAWRRPGLALTLRRRGNGALLSTAQLQALLFGADSRCFTRKTPALLLLLPARPSTPMPAHGRLDLVPFPQPRASPEPEEAPPSADPFLETLTRLVRALRGPPARASPPRLALDPGTLAGFPQGQVNLSDPAALERLLDGEEPLLLLLPPTAATTGVPATPQGPKSPLWAAGLARRVAAELQAVAAELRALPGLPPAAPPLLARLLALCPGNPDGPGGPLRALLLLKALQGLRAEWRGRERSGSARAQRSTGAAAADGPCALRELSVDLRAERSVLIPETYQANNCQGACGWPQSDRNPRYGNHVVLLLKMQARGAALARPPCCVPTAYTGKLLISLSEERISAHHVPNMVATECGCR; this comes from the exons ATGCCCGgtccatctctctctctggccCTGGTGCTGTCAGCCATGGGGGCTCTGCTGAGGCCAGGGACCCCCAGAGAAGAGGTCTCCAGCACCTCAGCCTCGCCCAGGGAGCAGGCCACAGGCAGCGGGGCACTCATCTTTCAGCAAGACTGGGACTGGCCACTCCCCAGTCTCTGGCTGCCAGGCAGCCCTCTGGACCCCCTGTGCCTGGTGACCCTACATGGGAGTGGCAACGGGAGCAGGGCCCCCCTGCGGGTGGTGGGGGCCCTGAGCAGCTACGAGCAGGCCTTCCTGGAGGCTGTGCGGCGCACCCACTGGGGCCTGAGTGACTTGACCACCTTCTCAGTGTGCCCCGCTGGCGACAGGCAGCCTGTGCTGGCCCACCTGCAGCGGCTGCAGGCATGGCTGGGGGAGCCCGGGGGGCGGTGGCTGGTGGTCCTGCACCTGGAGGAAG TGACGTGGGAGCCAACACCCTTGCTGAGGTTCCAGGAGCCTCCGCCTGGAGGAGCCAGCCCCCCAGAGCTGGCGCTGCTGGTGTTGTACCCAGGGCCTGGCCTGGAGGTCACTGTCACCGGGGCTGGGCTACCTGGCACCCAG AGCCTCTGCCTGACCGCGGACTCGGACTTCCTGGCCTTGGTCGTGGACCGCCCGGAGGGGGCCTGGCGCCGGCCTGGGTTGGCCCTGACCCTGCGGCGCCGTGGAAATG GTGCGCTCCTGAGCACTGCCCAGCTGCAGGCGCTGCTGTTCGGTGCGGACTCCCGCTGCTTCACACGAAAGACCCCGGCCCTGTTGCTCTTGCTGCCGGCGCGGCCGTCGACACCGATGCCCGCGCACGGTCGGCTGGACTTGGTGCCCTTCCCGCAGCCCAG GGCTTCCCCAGAGCCAGAGGAGGCACCGCCCAGCGCCGATCCCTTCCTGGAGACTCTCACGCGCCTGGTGCGCGCGCTGCGGGGACCCCCGGCCCGAGCCTCGCCACCGCGGCTGGCCTTGGACCCGGGCACACTGGCTGGTTTCCCGCAGGGCCAGGTCAACCTGTCGGACCCCGCGGCCCTGGAGCGCCTGCTGGACGGCGAagagccgctgctgctgctgctgccgccgacGGCAGCCACCACCGGGGTCCCCGCAACGCCGCAAGGTCCCAAGTCCCCTCTGTGGGCGGCGGGACTAGCGCGCCGGGTGGCTGCCGAGCTTCAGGCGGTGGCCGCCGAGCTGCGCGCCCTCCCAGGGCTGCCTCCCGCCGCCCCACCGCTGCTGGCGCGCCTGCTGGCACTGTGCCCGGGAAACCCAGACGGCCCCGGTGGCCCGCTGCGCGCGCTGCTGCTGCTCAAAGCACTGCAGGGCCTGCGCGCTGAGTGGCGCGGGCGGGAGCGGAGCGGCTCTGCACGGGCGCAGCGCAGCACCGGGGCCGCGGCTGCAGACGGGCCGTGCGCTCTGCGTGAGCTGAGCGTAGACCTGCGGGCCGAGCGCTCGGTGCTCATCCCCGAGACATACCAGGCCAACAACTGCCAGGGGGCCTGCGGCTGGCCTCAGTCGGACCGCAACCCGCGCTACGGCAACCACGTGGTGCTGCTGCTGAAGATGCAGGCCCGCGGCGCCGCCCTGGCGCGCCCGCCCTGCTGTGTGCCCACAGCCTACACCGGCAAGCTCCTCATCAGCCTGTCCGAGGAGCGCATCAGTGCGCACCACGTCCCAAACATGGTGGCCACCGAATGCGGCTGCCGGTGA